Proteins encoded together in one Miscanthus floridulus cultivar M001 chromosome 16, ASM1932011v1, whole genome shotgun sequence window:
- the LOC136510673 gene encoding uncharacterized protein has protein sequence MDTRPPIFKEATEPLDAEEWINTVEDKFHVLRMIEVLKTEYVAHQLQGPAGMWWKHHRTTFPPNAHITWREFTEAFRGTYIPPRLTEIKFGEFLALTQGTKTVTQYLHAFNNLSRYASDMVNTDAKKIASFKRGLNPKMMKHVGTNTRTGFNDFVSDCLKQEKNNNVYATSMTRKRAFESGPS, from the coding sequence atggacactagaccaccaattttcaaggAAGCTACAGAGCCATTGGATGCAGAAGAATGGATAAACACCGTGGAAGATAAGTTTCATGTTCTGAGGATGATAGAAgtattgaaaactgagtatgtagctcatcagctgcaaggccctgcaggaatgtggtggaagcaccaccgcaccacttttcccccaaatgcccacattacttggagggaattcactgaaGCTTTTCGTGGAACATACATTCCCCCTAGGTTGACAGAAATAAAGTTTGGAGAGTTTCTCGCACTGACTCAAGGTACCAAGACTGTGACCCAGTAcctacatgcattcaacaatctgagtcgctatgcctctgacatggtgaataccgatgccaaaaagattgctagtttcaagagaggtctgaatcccaagatgatgaagcatgtgggtactaACACAAGGAcgggtttcaatgactttgttagtgactgcttaaagcaagagaAGAACAACAATGTGTATGCTACTTCCATgactcgcaagagggcttttgagtcgGGTCCGTCCTag